One part of the Paenibacillus silvisoli genome encodes these proteins:
- a CDS encoding YhcN/YlaJ family sporulation lipoprotein, giving the protein MQRKWAVLAAGAMLTTILTGCMDNQGDLGNRNIRNNSVAYDMNGNRIINTRFANDQMNEMNRANGHRLNSNNIIGLHKNYRLEMSQDIANRLESLPEVNNAYVMLTDNNAYVAVSMKSRADMRGSRAMNVPSAPMPLSRTQQAYQRPYMKAGNTNTRISAISTPNMMRNLAAPTPSPTTTAAPGNLARTNDEVTDALKDRIANEVKQMAPSVKNVYVSANPDFVDRMTSYMNDVKTGHPIQGFVAEFNAMVDRIFPHRAGR; this is encoded by the coding sequence ATGCAGCGTAAATGGGCAGTGCTCGCAGCCGGCGCAATGTTGACGACGATCCTGACAGGCTGTATGGACAACCAAGGCGATCTTGGCAACCGCAACATCCGAAACAACAGCGTCGCTTACGACATGAACGGCAACCGGATCATCAACACCCGATTTGCTAACGATCAGATGAATGAAATGAACCGGGCGAACGGGCACCGGTTGAACAGCAACAACATTATCGGCCTTCATAAAAACTACAGGCTGGAAATGAGCCAGGATATCGCGAACCGGCTTGAAAGTCTCCCCGAGGTCAACAATGCCTATGTCATGCTGACCGACAATAACGCCTATGTAGCCGTTTCGATGAAGAGCAGGGCGGATATGCGGGGCAGCCGGGCCATGAACGTACCATCGGCGCCGATGCCGCTTAGCCGCACGCAGCAGGCTTACCAGCGTCCGTACATGAAGGCCGGCAACACGAATACGCGCATCAGCGCGATTTCAACGCCGAACATGATGCGGAACTTAGCCGCGCCGACGCCTTCGCCAACAACGACGGCAGCGCCGGGCAATTTGGCAAGAACAAACGATGAGGTGACCGATGCCTTGAAGGATCGGATCGCGAACGAAGTGAAGCAAATGGCGCCATCGGTGAAGAACGTCTACGTCTCGGCGAACCCCGATTTCGTCGACCGGATGACGTCCTACATGAACGATGTGAAAACAGGTCATCCGATCCAAGGCTTTGTCGCCGAATTCAATGCGATGGTCGATCGCATCTTCCCGCATAGAGCCGGCCGATAA
- a CDS encoding IS1182 family transposase (programmed frameshift), with protein sequence MLRPNREKQQNYELVSIEDLVPADHLLRKIDKYIDFSFIDERVRHLYSQDNGRPAIDPLVLFKMIFLGYFYGIRSERQLERDIQTNLAYRWFLGLGLADRVPDHTTISWNRRTRFKDTTVFQDIFDEIVLQAISHRMVGGRVLISDSTHLKANANKHKYTKEQVKQNTRDYLDELNAAVETDRKAQGKKPLKPREEVNEDKEVKVSTTDPDSGYMVREGKPEGFFYLDHRTVDVKYNLITDVFVTAGNVHDSVPYLSRLDRQRERFGFGVEAVALDSGYLTTPICKGLQDRKIFGVIAHRRFHPTQGLFHKWEFTYNAEQDVYVCPQKQELPYRTTDRHGYRHYASDPKLCAICPMLEHCTRSKNHRKLVTRHIWEDSKEQVRQNRLTKSGKGLYRKRKETIERSFADAKQLHGFRYCRLRGLRNVMEQALMTAAVQNMKKIAFHLDRKAKEG encoded by the exons ATGCTGCGACCTAATCGGGAAAAGCAACAGAATTACGAACTGGTCTCCATCGAGGATTTAGTTCCCGCTGATCATTTGCTTCGCAAAATTGACAAGTACATTGACTTCTCTTTCATTGATGAAAGGGTTCGTCATCTCTACTCGCAAGATAACGGTCGACCTGCCATCGATCCATTGGTTCTCTTCAAGATGATCTTTCTCGGGTACTTTTACGGCATTCGTTCTGAACGCCAGCTCGAACGTGATATTCAAACCAACCTGGCTTACCGTTGGTTTCTTGGACTTGGCTTAGCTGACCGCGTTCCTGATCACACAACGATTAGCTGGAACCGTCGTACGCGGTTTAAGGACACGACTGTTTTCCAAGATATTTTTGATGAGATTGTGCTGCAGGCTATCTCACACCGCATGGTTGGCGGCCGAGTCCTTATTTCGGATTCGACGCATCTGAAGGCTAATGCAAATAAACATAAGTACACCAAAGAACAAGTGAAGCAAAACACGCGCGATTATCTCGACGAATTAAACGCTGCAGTCGAGACGGACCGAAAAGCACAAGGAAAAAAGC CTCTAAAACCGCGAGAGGAGGTGAACGAAGACAAAGAGGTTAAGGTTAGCACGACTGACCCTGATAGTGGCTACATGGTGCGAGAAGGCAAACCGGAGGGTTTCTTCTACTTAGATCACCGTACCGTCGATGTGAAGTACAACTTGATTACCGATGTCTTCGTCACCGCAGGAAACGTTCATGATTCCGTTCCTTATCTGAGCCGTCTTGATCGTCAACGAGAACGTTTTGGTTTCGGAGTAGAAGCAGTTGCCTTGGATTCCGGCTATTTAACAACCCCGATATGCAAAGGACTGCAAGACCGCAAGATCTTTGGTGTGATTGCACATCGTCGTTTTCATCCTACGCAAGGTCTTTTCCACAAATGGGAGTTTACGTACAATGCGGAGCAAGATGTGTATGTGTGCCCGCAAAAGCAGGAGTTGCCTTACCGAACGACGGATCGTCACGGTTACCGGCATTACGCGTCAGACCCTAAACTATGTGCTATATGCCCGATGCTTGAGCACTGTACTCGCTCCAAGAACCATCGCAAGCTCGTAACACGACATATTTGGGAGGACAGCAAGGAACAGGTGCGACAAAACCGGTTAACGAAATCCGGTAAAGGGCTCTACCGAAAACGAAAAGAAACGATTGAGCGAAGCTTCGCGGACGCTAAACAGCTCCATGGGTTTCGCTATTGCCGTTTGCGGGGACTGCGGAATGTGATGGAGCAAGCGCTCATGACCGCAGCCGTGCAGAACATGAAAAAGATCGCCTTCCATCTGGATAGGAAGGCGAAGGAGGGTTAG
- a CDS encoding endo-1,4-beta-xylanase — MQTRLTKRVLSMLLALALLVPQGLSALHRAEAAAASNVVLQQSFEDGQPGGWEKLSWGGAGDVSVTSDTASEGGKSLKFTNRASRNSSLSLNLTGLLQSDRFYDISYKVKVGSGSDSLHLASKVVSGGKDSYPWIIGNKTVSAGAWTSFELKNYQVPSSTGEFRIWVESDSTSTSTADFYVDEVLIKDVTPPAESPTTTVLSQSFEDSQLGGWEKLSWGGAGDVSVTKDTASEGGKSVKFTNRASRNSSLSNNLTGLLQSDRFYDISFKVKVGSGSDSLHLASKVVSGGKESYPWIIGNKTVSADAWTTFELKNYQVPPDTSEFRVWIESDSTSTSTADFYLDEVLIKDVTPAGPGGGEEEPGDLDQSGIRSDFESGLQGWGPRNGTDPVTVSTADNHTADGTKSLLTTAAGQYDGPLINALGKMHRNHQYDLSVWVKMAPGQAATSLRLSVQHGDSTYANVSANATVTDGAWVKLSGKFTLTNTPTVLNAYVETAANNGGPRSFYMDDFALTYVGPVDGPLPIQTDIPSMKDVYADSFPIGAAVTPEQLTGTHADLLKKHYNSLVAENAMKWDAIEPAEGQFNFAGGDAIRDFAVANGMEMRGHTLLWHQQTPDWVFKRGTADLTNRPADQELLLERLENHIKAVVEHFGTDLQTYDVVNEVIDPAQPDGFRRSKWFQILGKSYIDKAFEYARQYAPAGTKLVINDYSTTDVTKRQFLYDLVADLKERGIPVDGVGHQMHVDIQRPTADDIVQTLDMFAALGVENQVTELDVSVYTGAGNYDALPEDVGIELGHRYAELFDAFKQAKDNLTGVTLWGLGDDHTWLAGQNGHTNDYPLPFDARLQAKQAFWGIVDPSELDVLTKRQSVANGTPAAIDGEAELIWSTVSPLSIPAGNGSPLSATVKPLWDENHLYVYVDVTDAASDAGDAIDIYVDRNNGKTETYENDDTHYTLTRGRSEAADGVSYSVKERTGGYVIEASLPLDAAAMDQEIGFDLTVTDGPGDHSIAWNDVTFSQAADTSKYGVFEFIASSKTTDAVYGTPVIDGSPDSAWANANEVSTDVWVAGTSGSTAKVKTMWDAGHLYVYAVVTDSLLSKVSVNDHEKDSVEMFVDANNGKTASYQSDDGQYRVNYDNEQSYRGAANASNFTTATREVDGGYIVEAAIALDASLMKEGSLLGFDVQVNNDENGDGTRDSVAIWNDPTGNSWQNTSRFGVIRLTGGESSHDGGGGYVVIPSDSSKVENNTVKPAVRLEAGRAEAVLTGQALDQALKQAASDANGKKTAIVDIAAQSGANAYSVQLPAGSLNASSDSYSIALKTEFGVVELPSGMLAGMDAGSASTVSVRVSKASTEGLSPAVREQIGDRPFLNLEVLAGDQTLAWHNPATPVTVSIPYTPTAEERSNPDHILVWYIDGKGVVTPVPNARYDAELGVVRFETVHFSDYAVAYVEKSFGDLQSVPWAKQAIELMASRGIIKGTSDSAFAPAASIKRADFLALLVRALELKGSGKDAGAMFSDVEPSAYYYEEAKIAKELGIASGLGDNTFLPGGEISRQDMMVLTVQALKAAGKAVKTGDGGSLDRFSDASAVAGYAKESAAALTSAGIVNGSGGKLLPEAPLTRAQAAVILKAIWEM; from the coding sequence ATGCAAACGAGGTTGACGAAACGCGTGCTTTCCATGCTGCTGGCTCTTGCGCTGCTTGTTCCGCAGGGCTTGTCCGCTTTGCATCGCGCGGAAGCGGCGGCGGCTTCAAACGTCGTGCTTCAGCAAAGCTTCGAGGATGGCCAGCCCGGCGGCTGGGAGAAGCTGTCCTGGGGCGGCGCCGGCGATGTCTCCGTCACATCGGACACGGCATCCGAAGGCGGCAAATCGTTGAAATTTACAAACCGTGCTTCAAGAAACAGCAGCTTAAGCTTGAATTTGACCGGTTTGCTGCAATCGGACAGGTTCTACGATATTTCCTATAAAGTCAAAGTCGGCTCAGGCTCCGACTCGCTTCACCTGGCTTCGAAGGTCGTTTCGGGCGGCAAAGACAGCTACCCGTGGATCATCGGAAACAAAACGGTCAGTGCCGGCGCGTGGACAAGCTTCGAGCTGAAAAACTACCAGGTGCCGTCCAGTACGGGCGAGTTCCGCATCTGGGTCGAGTCCGACAGCACCTCTACGTCCACGGCTGATTTTTACGTGGATGAAGTGCTGATCAAGGATGTAACGCCTCCGGCGGAATCGCCGACAACGACGGTTCTGTCCCAAAGCTTCGAGGATAGCCAGCTCGGCGGCTGGGAGAAGCTGTCCTGGGGCGGCGCGGGCGATGTCTCCGTCACAAAGGATACGGCGTCTGAAGGCGGCAAATCCGTGAAATTCACGAACCGCGCTTCGCGGAACAGCAGCCTCAGCAACAATTTGACGGGGCTGCTTCAATCCGACCGGTTCTACGATATTTCGTTTAAAGTCAAAGTCGGCTCGGGCTCCGACTCGCTCCATCTCGCTTCCAAGGTCGTTTCGGGCGGTAAAGAAAGCTACCCGTGGATCATCGGCAACAAAACGGTCAGTGCCGATGCTTGGACGACCTTCGAGCTGAAAAACTACCAAGTGCCGCCGGACACAAGCGAATTCCGCGTCTGGATCGAATCGGACAGCACGTCGACGTCTACGGCTGATTTTTACTTGGACGAGGTGCTTATTAAGGACGTTACGCCCGCAGGCCCGGGCGGCGGCGAAGAAGAACCGGGCGATCTCGATCAATCCGGCATTCGCTCGGACTTCGAGTCCGGCCTTCAAGGCTGGGGGCCGCGAAACGGCACCGACCCGGTAACCGTTTCGACTGCCGACAACCATACTGCAGACGGTACGAAAAGCTTGCTTACGACGGCAGCCGGCCAATATGACGGCCCGCTCATCAACGCGCTCGGCAAGATGCATCGCAATCATCAATACGATCTATCCGTTTGGGTGAAAATGGCGCCGGGTCAAGCGGCTACCTCGCTGCGGCTAAGCGTTCAGCATGGCGACAGCACGTACGCGAACGTTTCGGCAAACGCAACGGTAACGGACGGCGCTTGGGTCAAGCTGTCGGGCAAGTTTACGCTGACGAATACGCCGACCGTGCTCAACGCGTATGTGGAAACAGCAGCGAATAACGGAGGACCGCGATCGTTTTATATGGACGATTTCGCATTGACTTATGTCGGACCGGTCGATGGTCCGCTGCCGATTCAGACCGACATCCCTTCCATGAAGGACGTCTATGCGGACAGCTTCCCGATCGGCGCCGCGGTGACGCCCGAGCAGCTGACAGGTACGCACGCCGATTTGCTCAAAAAGCATTACAACAGCCTCGTCGCCGAAAACGCGATGAAATGGGACGCGATTGAGCCTGCGGAGGGCCAGTTCAATTTTGCCGGGGGCGATGCGATTCGCGATTTTGCGGTCGCTAACGGGATGGAAATGAGAGGCCACACGCTGCTCTGGCACCAACAGACGCCGGACTGGGTGTTCAAGAGAGGCACGGCCGATTTGACGAACAGACCTGCTGACCAGGAGCTTTTGCTGGAGCGTTTGGAGAATCACATTAAAGCGGTTGTCGAACATTTCGGCACCGACCTTCAAACGTATGACGTCGTCAACGAAGTCATCGATCCGGCACAGCCGGACGGCTTCCGCCGCAGCAAATGGTTTCAAATCTTAGGGAAGAGCTACATCGATAAAGCATTCGAGTATGCCCGCCAATATGCGCCGGCCGGCACGAAGCTGGTCATTAACGATTACAGCACGACCGACGTAACGAAACGCCAATTCCTCTACGATCTCGTAGCCGATTTGAAGGAACGCGGCATCCCGGTTGACGGGGTCGGGCATCAAATGCATGTCGACATCCAGCGTCCGACGGCGGACGATATCGTGCAGACGCTCGATATGTTCGCTGCATTAGGCGTAGAAAATCAAGTGACGGAACTCGATGTCAGCGTTTATACGGGCGCAGGCAATTATGACGCCCTTCCGGAGGATGTCGGCATTGAACTCGGCCATCGCTATGCCGAACTGTTCGATGCGTTCAAGCAAGCGAAGGATAATCTGACTGGCGTAACGCTTTGGGGGCTCGGCGACGACCATACGTGGCTGGCCGGCCAAAACGGCCACACGAACGATTACCCGCTTCCATTCGATGCGCGCCTGCAAGCGAAGCAAGCTTTCTGGGGGATCGTCGATCCATCGGAGCTGGATGTTCTGACGAAACGGCAAAGCGTAGCGAACGGCACGCCGGCGGCAATCGACGGGGAAGCCGAGCTGATTTGGAGCACCGTTAGTCCGCTCTCGATTCCGGCTGGGAACGGGTCGCCGCTAAGCGCAACCGTAAAACCGTTGTGGGATGAGAACCATCTATACGTCTATGTCGACGTGACAGACGCTGCTTCCGATGCGGGCGATGCGATCGACATCTATGTGGACCGCAACAACGGCAAAACCGAAACCTACGAGAACGATGACACGCACTATACGTTGACCCGCGGCCGCAGTGAAGCAGCGGACGGCGTCAGTTACTCGGTCAAGGAACGCACCGGCGGCTACGTCATTGAAGCGTCTCTCCCGCTGGACGCCGCAGCTATGGATCAGGAGATCGGTTTCGATCTTACCGTAACCGATGGACCCGGCGACCACAGCATCGCTTGGAACGACGTGACGTTCAGTCAAGCGGCGGACACGTCGAAGTACGGCGTATTCGAGTTTATCGCTTCTTCGAAAACGACGGATGCCGTTTACGGTACGCCGGTTATCGACGGCAGCCCGGACTCGGCTTGGGCAAACGCAAACGAAGTGTCGACGGACGTATGGGTTGCAGGTACCTCCGGCTCTACCGCCAAAGTCAAAACGATGTGGGATGCCGGCCACCTCTATGTGTACGCGGTTGTTACGGACAGCCTGCTCAGCAAGGTGAGCGTGAATGATCACGAGAAGGATTCGGTTGAAATGTTCGTCGATGCGAACAATGGCAAGACCGCTTCCTATCAATCCGACGACGGCCAATACCGGGTTAATTACGATAATGAGCAAAGCTACAGAGGTGCGGCAAATGCATCCAATTTCACAACAGCCACGCGTGAAGTAGATGGCGGTTATATCGTGGAAGCGGCGATCGCTCTCGATGCCTCGCTCATGAAAGAAGGCAGTCTGCTAGGCTTTGATGTTCAAGTCAACAATGACGAGAACGGAGACGGCACGCGGGACAGCGTGGCGATTTGGAACGATCCGACGGGCAATTCGTGGCAAAATACGTCCCGCTTCGGCGTGATCCGTTTGACGGGCGGCGAAAGCAGCCATGACGGAGGAGGCGGCTATGTCGTTATCCCATCCGATTCGTCCAAGGTTGAGAACAACACGGTTAAACCTGCGGTTCGTTTGGAAGCTGGCCGCGCTGAGGCCGTATTGACCGGACAGGCGCTTGACCAAGCGCTCAAGCAAGCAGCTTCCGATGCGAACGGCAAGAAGACTGCGATTGTGGACATCGCGGCGCAGTCCGGCGCGAACGCTTATTCCGTTCAACTGCCGGCGGGAAGCTTGAATGCTTCGTCCGACAGCTATTCCATCGCATTGAAAACGGAGTTTGGCGTGGTCGAGCTGCCTAGCGGCATGCTTGCGGGTATGGATGCAGGCTCGGCGAGCACGGTATCGGTTCGTGTTTCGAAGGCATCGACGGAAGGGCTTAGCCCCGCGGTGCGCGAGCAAATCGGCGATCGGCCGTTCCTCAATCTGGAGGTGCTCGCCGGCGATCAAACGCTGGCATGGCATAACCCGGCGACGCCAGTAACGGTATCGATCCCGTACACGCCAACTGCGGAGGAACGCAGCAATCCGGATCATATCTTAGTATGGTATATCGACGGCAAAGGAGTGGTAACGCCGGTGCCGAATGCACGCTATGACGCGGAGCTGGGCGTGGTCCGTTTCGAGACGGTTCATTTCAGCGACTACGCCGTCGCGTATGTGGAGAAATCGTTCGGAGACTTGCAGTCCGTGCCTTGGGCAAAGCAAGCGATTGAGCTGATGGCTTCCCGCGGCATTATTAAAGGCACGTCCGACAGCGCATTCGCTCCGGCGGCGTCCATTAAACGCGCCGACTTCCTCGCCCTGCTCGTCCGCGCCTTGGAGCTGAAAGGCTCCGGCAAGGATGCTGGAGCGATGTTCAGCGACGTTGAGCCTTCCGCGTACTATTACGAGGAAGCGAAAATCGCGAAGGAGCTTGGCATCGCCAGCGGTTTGGGGGATAACACTTTCTTGCCGGGCGGTGAAATTAGCCGTCAAGATATGATGGTGCTCACCGTGCAGGCGTTGAAGGCTGCCGGCAAAGCCGTTAAGACGGGCGATGGCGGTTCGCTCGACCGCTTCTCCGATGCGTCGGCCGTCGCCGGCTACGCCAAGGAAAGCGCCGCAGCGCTGACCTCGGCGGGCATCGTCAACGGCAGCGGCGGCAAGCTTTTGCCTGAAGCGCCGCTCACGCGCGCTCAAGCGGCCGTTATTTTGAAGGCGATCTGGGAGATGTAA
- a CDS encoding sugar phosphate isomerase/epimerase family protein codes for MRLTTFERLSLNQITKDPWSLQEAVEECLRAEIPSIAIWRHKLKEIGLAESRRIVRDSGLRVSSLCRGGMFAASTAEERSRRLDDNRRAIEEAAELGTDVLVLVCGPAPDRDIDSARQWVAEGIDQLVPFAESYGIKLAIEPLHPMYAAERSVIVTLDHANSLAERYRPDQVGVIVDVFHVWWDPDLYRQIDRAKGRIQGYHVSDWIVPTPDLLMGRGMMGDGVIELRRIRRAVEEAGYAGPIEVEIFNRTFWDMPGDELLALIKTRFAEHV; via the coding sequence ATGCGGCTGACGACATTCGAACGGTTGAGCTTGAACCAAATTACGAAGGATCCTTGGAGCTTGCAGGAAGCGGTTGAGGAATGCCTCCGAGCCGAGATTCCTTCCATCGCGATCTGGCGCCACAAGCTGAAGGAAATCGGACTTGCGGAGAGCAGGCGCATCGTGCGGGACAGCGGTCTTCGCGTGTCCAGCCTGTGCCGCGGAGGCATGTTCGCCGCATCGACGGCGGAGGAACGCAGCCGGCGTCTCGACGATAATCGGCGTGCCATAGAGGAGGCGGCGGAGCTGGGTACGGACGTGCTCGTACTAGTATGCGGGCCAGCGCCGGATCGGGATATAGACAGCGCCCGCCAATGGGTGGCGGAAGGCATCGATCAGTTGGTCCCGTTCGCCGAATCTTACGGCATTAAGCTGGCGATCGAGCCGCTTCATCCGATGTATGCCGCCGAGCGGTCCGTCATCGTCACACTGGACCATGCCAATTCGCTGGCGGAGCGCTATAGACCGGATCAGGTTGGCGTTATCGTCGATGTGTTTCATGTCTGGTGGGATCCCGATTTATACCGGCAAATCGACCGGGCGAAGGGGCGGATCCAAGGGTATCATGTGTCGGATTGGATCGTGCCGACACCGGATCTCTTGATGGGCCGGGGGATGATGGGAGACGGCGTCATTGAGCTGAGGCGCATTCGCAGGGCGGTCGAAGAGGCGGGGTATGCCGGGCCGATCGAGGTTGAAATCTTTAATCGGACGTTTTGGGATATGCCCGGCGATGAGTTGTTAGCGTTAATAAAAACAAGATTTGCGGAGCATGTGTAA
- a CDS encoding dihydrodipicolinate synthase family protein: MSLSREIRLPRSGGSFITHKLGEGGAFELPSQPLKSRIAFSAAHVVCNPLMTAEPLHAAQIDWEDTLAYRRYLWSLGLSVAEAMDTAQRGMGLDWTRAQELIRRSIAESRAVNGRLACGAGTDQLAPGPAVTLADVETAYEEQCSFIEGHGGRIILMASRALAACAASPEDYERVYGTILRQVSEPVILHWLGDMFDPALTGYWGFKDPEAAMDVCLRIIRNHADKVDGIKISLLDAEKEIHMRRKLPAGVKLYTGDDFNYPELIRGDEHGYSHALLGIFDAIAPAAAAAIHALDEGDYARYGAILDKTVPLSRHIFQAPTYAYKTGVVFMAYLNGHQSHFRMLGAAEGARSISHLAELFMLADQAGLLADPERAAQRMKPLLALAGIE, translated from the coding sequence ATGAGCTTGAGCCGGGAAATCCGACTGCCGCGATCCGGCGGGTCTTTCATTACGCATAAGCTGGGAGAGGGCGGCGCGTTCGAGCTGCCAAGCCAGCCGCTGAAGAGCCGAATCGCTTTCTCCGCGGCCCATGTCGTGTGCAATCCGCTAATGACGGCGGAGCCGCTGCATGCCGCGCAAATCGATTGGGAGGACACGCTTGCCTACCGCAGGTATTTGTGGTCGCTCGGGCTTTCCGTTGCCGAAGCGATGGATACGGCGCAGCGCGGAATGGGACTCGATTGGACGCGCGCGCAGGAGCTCATTCGCCGATCGATCGCCGAAAGCCGCGCCGTGAATGGACGGCTTGCCTGCGGGGCTGGCACGGACCAGCTTGCGCCGGGGCCGGCGGTAACGCTCGCCGATGTGGAAACGGCCTATGAAGAGCAGTGCTCGTTCATCGAAGGACATGGCGGCCGGATCATTCTCATGGCCAGCCGAGCGCTGGCTGCCTGCGCCGCAAGCCCGGAGGATTACGAGCGCGTGTACGGCACGATTTTGCGCCAAGTCTCGGAGCCTGTTATTTTGCATTGGCTCGGTGATATGTTCGACCCTGCGCTGACCGGCTATTGGGGCTTCAAGGATCCGGAGGCCGCCATGGACGTATGCCTTCGCATTATCCGAAATCATGCGGATAAAGTGGACGGCATTAAGATTTCGCTGCTGGATGCGGAGAAAGAGATTCACATGCGCAGAAAATTGCCGGCCGGCGTGAAATTGTACACGGGGGACGACTTCAACTATCCGGAGCTCATTCGCGGCGACGAGCACGGCTACAGCCACGCGCTGCTCGGCATCTTCGACGCGATCGCCCCGGCTGCCGCGGCGGCCATCCATGCCTTGGATGAAGGCGACTATGCGCGTTACGGCGCCATTCTCGACAAGACGGTACCTTTATCGAGGCATATATTCCAAGCTCCAACGTACGCGTACAAAACCGGAGTCGTATTCATGGCTTACTTGAACGGCCATCAATCCCACTTCCGGATGCTCGGCGCAGCGGAAGGCGCGCGTTCCATTTCGCATCTTGCCGAGCTATTCATGCTTGCCGATCAGGCGGGGCTGCTGGCCGATCCCGAGCGGGCCGCGCAGCGGATGAAGCCGTTGCTTGCGCTGGCAGGCATAGAATAG
- a CDS encoding Gfo/Idh/MocA family protein: MTERKIGIIMNGVSGRMGTNQHLIRSILAIRQQGGVKLENNVTIMPDPILVGRNEAKLKTLAEAHGIARWSTDLDSCLADPYNEIYFDSQTTVLRAESMRKAIAAGKHLYCEKPTASTLEEALELARLAKEAGLKNGVVQDKLFLPGVLKLKRLVDSGFFGRILSVRIEFGYWVFEGDWQAGQRPSWNYRQEDGGGIIVDMFAHWRYVLDNLFGNVKSVSCLGTTHIPKRWDEKGQPYTCTADDAAYGTFELEGGVIAQVNSSWTVRVDRDDLLNIQVDGTEGSAAAGLRECKVQHRVNTPKPVWNPDIANPFRFRDQWETVPDNQMFDNGFKVQWELFLKHVVADAPFRWDLMEGAKGTQLAELGLQSWRERRVVDVPDLEAYR; this comes from the coding sequence ATGACCGAGCGTAAAATCGGGATTATTATGAACGGCGTAAGCGGAAGAATGGGAACGAATCAGCATTTGATCCGTTCGATCCTGGCGATCCGCCAGCAAGGCGGCGTCAAGCTGGAGAATAACGTGACCATTATGCCCGACCCTATCCTGGTCGGACGCAATGAAGCGAAGCTGAAGACGCTGGCGGAAGCGCATGGCATCGCGCGCTGGAGCACCGACCTGGACTCATGCCTGGCGGATCCGTATAACGAAATTTACTTCGATTCGCAAACGACCGTGCTGCGGGCGGAAAGCATGCGGAAAGCGATCGCCGCCGGCAAGCATCTCTATTGCGAGAAGCCGACGGCATCCACGCTGGAGGAGGCGCTGGAGCTAGCCCGCCTCGCGAAAGAGGCCGGCTTGAAAAACGGCGTTGTCCAAGACAAGCTGTTTCTGCCCGGCGTTCTGAAGCTGAAGCGGCTGGTCGATTCCGGATTTTTCGGACGCATCCTATCGGTTCGGATCGAGTTTGGCTATTGGGTGTTCGAGGGCGATTGGCAGGCCGGGCAGCGCCCGTCCTGGAACTACCGTCAAGAAGACGGCGGCGGCATTATCGTCGATATGTTCGCGCATTGGCGATACGTGCTCGATAACCTATTTGGCAATGTGAAATCGGTATCCTGCCTCGGGACGACGCATATTCCGAAGCGGTGGGACGAGAAGGGGCAGCCGTATACGTGCACCGCGGACGACGCTGCTTACGGGACGTTCGAGCTGGAGGGCGGCGTTATCGCGCAGGTCAATTCCTCGTGGACGGTTCGCGTCGACCGCGACGATCTGCTCAATATCCAGGTTGACGGTACGGAGGGCAGCGCCGCCGCCGGATTGCGCGAATGCAAAGTTCAGCACCGGGTCAATACGCCAAAGCCCGTATGGAATCCCGATATCGCCAATCCCTTCCGTTTCCGGGATCAGTGGGAGACGGTGCCGGATAACCAGATGTTCGATAACGGCTTTAAGGTGCAGTGGGAGCTGTTCCTGAAGCATGTCGTCGCGGATGCGCCGTTTCGCTGGGACTTGATGGAGGGGGCCAAAGGGACGCAGCTGGCCGAGCTTGGCCTTCAATCGTGGAGGGAGCGGCGCGTTGTGGATGTGCCGGATTTGGAGGCCTATCGATGA